One genomic window of Deinococcus sp. QL22 includes the following:
- a CDS encoding transposase, with protein MSRRNQPDRHTMQIDRASYDSCERLVRSGSLIVQPRPDCEADDALKGVNAAVTYAVSPNTTLQVLHDEAVRIGNELVNARLSRLPTTAYRAMVRGAPAFAQHPGLQALYGRLRRGQISERWFQHELEMMVRQERRPNSTPSLVTLPRTLQSHWLPQEVFLFKNAAGDWFISLSFRTTAQPRTPNPARRPFGLDLGLRPVTVLSDGQQDYFFTLVALPFLRQESLSPAARALYNQLMYASGRADLDRVLGVLLHEASAVFAEKLTHRGMSAGFIHGGRRHAVHDYHFSWLPQYANAVRLPFHRPGAAWSSQTCSVCGARSRCSRKGDRFVCLTVSCQTSLDAHANAAREMLQRGLGVHAAPTFGA; from the coding sequence ATGTCCAGACGCAACCAACCCGACCGCCACACCATGCAAATCGACCGCGCCAGCTATGACAGCTGCGAGCGCCTGGTCCGCTCTGGATCGCTCATCGTCCAGCCGCGCCCCGACTGCGAGGCAGATGATGCTCTGAAAGGGGTTAACGCTGCAGTCACCTACGCCGTGAGCCCCAACACCACCTTGCAGGTCTTGCATGATGAGGCCGTTCGCATCGGCAACGAACTGGTTAACGCCCGCCTGAGCCGTCTCCCCACTACAGCCTATCGTGCCATGGTGCGAGGAGCGCCGGCGTTCGCCCAGCATCCCGGTCTCCAGGCGCTGTATGGGCGCCTGCGCAGAGGTCAGATCTCAGAGCGGTGGTTTCAGCACGAACTCGAGATGATGGTCCGTCAGGAACGCCGTCCAAATTCCACGCCTAGTCTGGTCACCCTGCCCCGCACCCTTCAGTCGCATTGGCTGCCTCAGGAGGTGTTCCTGTTCAAAAACGCTGCGGGTGACTGGTTCATCAGCTTGAGCTTCCGGACCACCGCGCAGCCCCGCACGCCCAATCCGGCCCGCCGGCCCTTCGGCCTTGATCTCGGGCTGCGCCCAGTCACGGTGCTGTCCGACGGACAACAGGACTATTTCTTTACCCTGGTGGCTCTGCCTTTCCTGCGGCAGGAGAGCCTGTCTCCAGCGGCCCGGGCACTGTACAACCAGCTGATGTATGCCAGTGGCCGGGCCGACCTCGACCGGGTGCTGGGGGTCCTCCTGCACGAGGCCAGCGCGGTTTTTGCCGAAAAATTGACGCACCGGGGCATGTCTGCAGGATTCATTCACGGCGGACGGCGCCACGCAGTTCATGACTACCATTTTTCCTGGCTGCCGCAGTACGCCAACGCAGTGCGGCTTCCTTTTCATCGCCCTGGGGCCGCCTGGAGCAGTCAGACCTGCAGTGTGTGCGGCGCTCGGAGCCGCTGCAGCCGCAAGGGCGATCGGTTTGTGTGCCTCACAGTCTCGTGCCAGACCAGCCTCGACGCCCACGCCAACGCCGCCCGCGAGATGCTCCAGCGTGGTCTGGGGGTCCATGCGGCGCCAACGTTCGGCGCGTAA
- a CDS encoding DUF2384 domain-containing protein: MSDEPPASPLSLATLSLLLPLLVAFGLTPSQQARLLGLSVSALRRAHSRRLPASLSWAQQDRLRLSAEIVAALFTLYSDQTASKWFHRPNRRPPFHGQPPLSFILDGGQPALLATHRLLTGDLSGQFSASPEARAQANTLPQSDFDLGE; the protein is encoded by the coding sequence ATGTCTGATGAGCCTCCTGCCTCTCCCCTGTCCCTGGCCACCCTGTCTCTCCTTCTTCCGCTGCTCGTGGCCTTCGGCCTGACCCCATCTCAGCAGGCCCGGTTGCTGGGTCTCAGTGTATCGGCGCTGCGGCGTGCTCACAGTAGGAGGCTGCCTGCCTCCCTCTCATGGGCGCAGCAGGACCGGTTGCGCCTGAGTGCCGAGATCGTCGCCGCGCTCTTCACGCTGTACAGCGACCAGACGGCCAGCAAGTGGTTCCATCGCCCGAACCGGCGACCACCCTTTCACGGCCAGCCACCGCTGAGCTTCATCCTTGACGGCGGGCAGCCGGCTCTCCTGGCCACCCACCGCCTGCTGACTGGCGATCTGAGCGGGCAATTCAGTGCGTCACCTGAGGCCCGCGCCCAGGCCAACACCCTCCCTCAATCTGACTTCGACCTAGGGGAATAG
- a CDS encoding DUF4291 domain-containing protein, with protein MPLQIAPYLEQRGRWPAQGRHILAQHDDDLVVVYQAYRPSIGHYAAQHGHFGGEYSFSRMSWIKPNFLWMMYRSGWGTKPDQEVTLALHLRRDGFETLLAQAVPSSYSPEHYVSIAAWKEALQASDVRLQWDPDHDPAGQRVARRAVQLGLRGHTLQLLNNEWLVAVTDISDFVTVQRQHIGTLEHLQIPLERPFQPKDERTAAWLGMDTAAAGGISSVQSATLD; from the coding sequence ATGCCTCTTCAGATCGCCCCCTACCTCGAACAGCGCGGACGTTGGCCTGCCCAGGGACGCCATATCCTGGCACAGCACGACGACGACCTCGTGGTGGTCTACCAGGCTTACCGGCCCTCTATTGGCCACTACGCCGCGCAGCACGGACACTTTGGTGGGGAGTACAGTTTCAGCCGCATGAGCTGGATCAAACCCAACTTCTTGTGGATGATGTACCGCTCTGGCTGGGGCACCAAGCCCGATCAGGAGGTCACGCTCGCGCTCCACCTCCGCCGCGACGGCTTCGAGACGCTGCTCGCACAGGCGGTGCCCTCGTCGTACTCCCCAGAACACTACGTGAGCATCGCCGCCTGGAAAGAAGCGCTGCAGGCTTCCGATGTCCGCCTTCAGTGGGACCCAGACCATGACCCTGCCGGACAGCGCGTTGCCAGGCGTGCCGTGCAGCTCGGCCTGCGGGGTCACACGTTACAGCTGCTGAACAACGAGTGGCTGGTGGCGGTGACGGACATCAGCGATTTCGTCACTGTGCAACGCCAGCATATCGGCACCCTTGAGCATCTTCAGATTCCGTTGGAGCGGCCATTTCAGCCTAAGGACGAGCGAACAGCCGCGTGGCTTGGAATGGACACAGCTGCGGCAGGAGGGATATCGTCTGTACAGTCGGCCACCCTTGATTGA
- a CDS encoding VIT domain-containing protein — protein sequence MPLVPPRLTVSGAQQPVRLQAVNVTVELTSGFARTTYEFAFHNPNARILEGNLEFPLLEGQVITGFALDLNGTWRDAVPVEKALGQQVFEDVTRAQVDPALLEVTRGNNYRVRVYPLAPRGNRRVRLEVTEPLRADGTLRLPLQFPDRPRLHLAVSSVSQISVTSFSGLGPVALTRKPDGSYGAQTIRTKYAGSGHLDIRVPLLSRPQTLIGRQGTDQYFLTVLPKPSAAPVAPRSVQSVDLIWDSSGSGARRNHTEELAVLDAYFRAFPDVEVRLFRLRDVMEPSTGFSVVRGDWRELRRELQATVYDGGTNFDALACSVQELCAKVTERLLFTDGLDTLGSASPGRSPVPLHIVNAAVSSDPARLNALAGRSNGVSLNLLGQPAGAAATQLIGAPQRLLEVDATGAAQITLREDLRYWYISGRLTSAEATLHARLPNGTVTQLALTPAAQGPFVAPLWAAWTVEDLRADEHLNRAEIRRLGDRFRLVTPGTSLLVLDRVEDYLRYDVTPPAQLRAEYQTLKQARDARNAQTAAEHLSAVQRMLSGYDAWWKRPFPKTAPESKPVPEAQGLPLSGSAASESPTGAVPPMMPAPVVPQNSRAAPAPSAAPSPSSSPAPAETGAVTVQLQKWRPDAPYAERLRAAATADLYRIYLDERPSYELSPAFYLDVADLLLERGLHDLGLRVLSNLAELELENRAVLRILAYRYMQAGHPELAIPVFQTVERLAPNEPQSYRDLGLAYAAAGNEQRAIETLYTVVRRSWDGRFPEVELLALNELNAIVSRGRKAVSTTFMDPRLKGAHPLDVRVVATWDADNTDLDMWVTDPNGDRVYYGAPLSTQGGQLSKDFTGGYGPEVFSLRDAKPGRYTIEMDYFGENQQLLSGTVTLQVKVITGFGTSGEREQLITLRLKDKKDQLLVGEFTVK from the coding sequence ATGCCCCTGGTCCCGCCGCGCCTGACCGTATCCGGTGCGCAACAACCGGTGCGTCTCCAAGCAGTGAACGTCACGGTAGAGCTGACCTCTGGCTTTGCCCGGACGACTTACGAGTTTGCATTTCACAATCCCAACGCCCGCATACTTGAGGGCAACCTGGAGTTCCCGCTGCTGGAAGGTCAGGTCATCACCGGCTTTGCGCTTGACCTGAACGGCACGTGGCGCGACGCCGTGCCGGTTGAGAAAGCGCTTGGGCAGCAGGTGTTCGAAGATGTCACCCGGGCCCAGGTCGATCCAGCACTGTTGGAAGTCACCCGCGGCAACAACTACCGGGTGCGGGTGTACCCGCTTGCCCCTCGCGGAAACCGCCGGGTCCGTCTTGAAGTCACTGAACCCCTGCGTGCAGACGGCACCCTGCGTCTCCCCCTGCAGTTCCCAGATCGGCCTCGGTTGCACCTGGCCGTAAGCTCTGTTTCACAGATCTCTGTGACGAGCTTTTCAGGGCTCGGGCCTGTGGCGCTGACCCGTAAGCCCGATGGATCGTATGGGGCCCAAACCATCCGGACGAAGTACGCGGGCAGCGGGCATCTGGACATCCGCGTACCTCTGCTGTCCAGGCCGCAGACACTGATCGGGCGTCAAGGCACAGATCAGTATTTCCTGACGGTCCTGCCGAAGCCGAGCGCCGCTCCTGTTGCCCCCCGTTCCGTCCAGTCGGTTGACCTGATCTGGGACTCCTCCGGGTCTGGAGCGCGGCGCAATCACACGGAAGAACTGGCTGTGCTGGACGCGTACTTCAGGGCATTCCCAGATGTCGAGGTCCGACTTTTCCGCTTGCGTGACGTGATGGAGCCCTCCACCGGCTTTTCGGTGGTGCGGGGAGACTGGCGCGAGCTGCGCCGCGAACTGCAGGCAACGGTATATGACGGCGGGACCAACTTTGACGCACTGGCGTGCTCAGTCCAGGAGCTCTGCGCAAAGGTCACGGAACGGTTGCTGTTCACTGACGGCCTGGACACGTTGGGAAGTGCCTCACCTGGCCGCTCACCGGTGCCGCTCCATATCGTCAATGCGGCTGTCAGCAGCGACCCCGCCCGGTTGAACGCGCTGGCTGGCCGCTCCAACGGGGTCAGCTTAAACCTGCTTGGGCAGCCCGCAGGAGCCGCCGCCACCCAGTTGATCGGCGCGCCGCAGCGCCTGTTGGAAGTTGATGCCACTGGCGCGGCCCAGATCACCCTGCGCGAGGATCTGCGCTACTGGTACATCTCCGGCAGGCTCACCTCTGCAGAGGCCACACTTCACGCCCGTCTCCCGAATGGCACAGTGACCCAGCTGGCCCTCACGCCTGCGGCGCAGGGCCCTTTCGTCGCGCCGCTCTGGGCTGCGTGGACGGTGGAGGATCTCCGTGCAGATGAACACCTCAACCGCGCGGAGATCCGCCGTCTGGGAGACCGTTTTCGCCTGGTCACGCCCGGCACGTCCCTGCTGGTGCTTGACCGCGTGGAAGATTACCTGAGATATGACGTCACGCCACCTGCGCAGCTGCGGGCCGAATATCAGACCTTGAAACAGGCCCGCGATGCCCGGAACGCCCAGACGGCGGCGGAACATCTGTCAGCGGTTCAGCGGATGCTGAGTGGGTACGACGCGTGGTGGAAGCGGCCTTTCCCGAAAACAGCACCTGAATCGAAGCCTGTGCCCGAAGCACAGGGCCTGCCCCTCTCAGGATCAGCGGCCAGTGAGTCTCCCACCGGTGCGGTCCCCCCCATGATGCCCGCTCCGGTGGTGCCGCAGAACAGTCGCGCGGCGCCAGCTCCTTCCGCAGCGCCCAGCCCGAGTTCTTCCCCAGCGCCGGCGGAGACCGGGGCCGTCACTGTCCAGCTTCAGAAGTGGAGGCCTGACGCACCGTATGCCGAACGCCTGCGGGCGGCAGCGACAGCAGATCTCTACCGGATTTATCTGGATGAACGGCCCAGCTATGAGCTCAGTCCTGCGTTCTACCTTGACGTGGCGGACCTTCTCCTGGAGCGCGGCCTGCATGACCTGGGCCTGCGGGTGCTGAGTAACCTTGCCGAGCTTGAGCTGGAGAACCGCGCGGTGCTGAGGATCCTTGCCTACCGGTATATGCAGGCGGGACACCCGGAACTCGCCATCCCTGTCTTCCAGACGGTGGAGCGCCTCGCGCCGAACGAGCCGCAGAGTTACCGTGACCTGGGGCTGGCCTATGCCGCAGCAGGCAACGAGCAGCGCGCCATCGAAACGCTCTACACGGTCGTGCGCCGCAGCTGGGATGGGCGCTTCCCGGAAGTCGAGCTGCTGGCACTCAATGAACTCAACGCCATTGTCAGCCGTGGCCGAAAAGCCGTCTCGACGACCTTCATGGATCCTCGTCTGAAAGGTGCACACCCACTGGACGTCCGGGTGGTGGCGACCTGGGACGCGGACAACACCGACTTGGACATGTGGGTGACCGACCCGAACGGTGACCGCGTCTATTACGGTGCGCCTCTGAGCACCCAAGGTGGACAGCTTTCCAAGGATTTTACGGGTGGGTACGGCCCAGAGGTTTTTTCCCTGCGCGATGCGAAGCCGGGAAGATATACCATTGAGATGGATTATTTTGGAGAGAATCAGCAGCTGCTGTCTGGCACCGTTACCCTGCAAGTCAAGGTCATCACAGGCTTCGGAACTTCGGGCGAGCGCGAGCAACTTATTACCTTGCGCCTGAAGGACAAAAAAGACCAGTTGCTCGTCGGCGAGTTCACAGTGAAGTGA
- a CDS encoding PAS domain S-box protein: MPLPSASGVVSSHEQVLGLLDLIHGVVWETDPTTWRNTFVSAQLGSVLGYTAEEWTSIPEFWDAHVHPTDLPRVRAETEEHLTRGRPYEIEYRFQTADGRWIWLRDYITPVMEDGRLIKLGGVMLDVTEQKKNDASLRAAQDRFAKVFAASPVGIVLTGLHSGRVMESNDAFLKMLGVTREALIGSDNATLNPWVNPADRAEMLRQMQDGPLRDFETQHYHLPTMTARSLLVSAETLDFGGEEVLLLMAQDITARKEAEAAQALSENRFKALIQHSSDIVTVGNRGGYVIYTTPSMNTILGHAPEELVGKYIMDFMHPGDHAEIMRVYAEVVEGGAGTIRTCTNRFLHQEGHYVWMEWIASNRVADPHVRGVVMNARDVTERVTSDQALEESRRTFEALFEHSPDAILLVDFAGDMPILQCNEVAARMNGYTREEMIGQSTYVTLPDGEEFLGNPEGNEEFRALVRAGGSVHMETLHKRKDGSVFPVEIHLTLMTIGGREMMLSIERDITERKAAEEALASSQSRLLSSEKLASLGRLTAGLAHEINTPLASVMNALREARDYAQEYRDSVDVPTVTPDDHREIATDLLRVISEGEGSAARIGEFIRNMRSHTRDTVSGVQDFDGVKLAGDTLAMLAHQARNAKIALFLEQPKIPVTLRGEAGRFRQVVTNLVVNALHACEERGRPGSSVTVSFEAEDGLVLMRVADTGTGIPADVLPKIFDPMFTTKAVGKGTGLGLSIIYDIVQGHFKGHIDVETEQGVGTTFVVHFPVPALT, translated from the coding sequence ATGCCTTTGCCTTCGGCCTCTGGTGTGGTGAGCAGTCATGAGCAGGTGCTCGGACTCCTCGATCTGATTCACGGCGTGGTCTGGGAAACGGATCCGACGACCTGGCGCAACACCTTTGTGTCGGCCCAGCTCGGTTCGGTACTGGGGTACACCGCCGAGGAGTGGACCAGCATTCCGGAGTTTTGGGATGCGCATGTTCATCCCACCGACCTGCCGCGCGTGCGGGCAGAAACCGAAGAGCATCTCACGCGGGGACGCCCGTACGAAATCGAATACCGTTTTCAAACCGCCGACGGACGCTGGATCTGGCTGCGCGATTACATCACGCCGGTCATGGAAGACGGCCGCCTGATCAAGCTCGGCGGCGTGATGTTGGACGTCACGGAACAAAAAAAGAATGACGCTTCGCTGCGCGCCGCGCAGGACCGGTTCGCCAAAGTGTTCGCAGCCAGCCCAGTGGGGATCGTGTTGACTGGACTGCACAGTGGCCGGGTGATGGAGAGCAACGACGCGTTCCTCAAGATGCTCGGCGTGACCCGGGAGGCGTTGATCGGCAGTGACAATGCAACGCTCAACCCGTGGGTGAACCCGGCCGACCGCGCCGAGATGCTGCGCCAAATGCAGGATGGACCGCTGCGAGATTTCGAGACGCAGCACTATCACCTGCCGACCATGACGGCGCGTTCACTACTGGTTTCAGCCGAGACGCTGGACTTTGGCGGCGAAGAAGTCTTGCTGCTGATGGCCCAGGACATCACGGCGCGCAAGGAAGCGGAGGCGGCTCAGGCACTGAGCGAGAACCGCTTCAAGGCTTTGATCCAGCATTCCAGTGACATCGTGACCGTAGGCAACCGGGGCGGGTACGTGATCTACACCACGCCGTCGATGAACACCATTCTGGGCCATGCCCCTGAAGAACTGGTCGGCAAGTACATCATGGACTTCATGCATCCGGGCGATCACGCAGAAATTATGAGGGTCTATGCCGAGGTGGTGGAAGGCGGCGCGGGAACCATCCGCACCTGTACCAACCGCTTCCTTCACCAGGAGGGACACTACGTCTGGATGGAGTGGATCGCGAGCAACCGGGTAGCCGATCCGCATGTGCGCGGCGTGGTCATGAATGCCCGCGACGTGACTGAGCGTGTGACGTCAGACCAGGCACTTGAAGAAAGTCGCCGAACATTCGAGGCGCTGTTCGAGCATTCGCCCGACGCGATTTTGCTGGTGGACTTCGCGGGCGACATGCCGATCTTGCAGTGTAACGAGGTGGCCGCCCGCATGAACGGGTACACCCGCGAGGAGATGATCGGGCAGAGCACCTACGTCACGTTGCCGGACGGCGAAGAATTTTTGGGCAACCCGGAAGGCAATGAAGAGTTCCGTGCGTTGGTTCGGGCGGGCGGCAGTGTCCACATGGAGACGTTGCACAAACGCAAGGACGGCAGCGTGTTCCCGGTCGAAATCCATCTCACCCTGATGACCATCGGCGGGCGCGAGATGATGCTGAGCATCGAGCGGGACATCACCGAACGCAAGGCGGCCGAGGAAGCGCTGGCGTCCAGTCAAAGCCGGCTGCTCTCTTCAGAAAAGCTCGCGAGCCTGGGCCGCCTCACCGCGGGGCTGGCGCATGAGATCAACACGCCCCTGGCCTCGGTGATGAACGCCCTGCGCGAAGCCCGGGACTATGCACAGGAGTACCGCGACTCGGTGGACGTGCCGACCGTGACGCCGGACGACCACCGCGAGATTGCCACGGATCTGCTGCGTGTCATCTCGGAAGGGGAAGGGTCGGCGGCGCGCATCGGTGAGTTCATCCGCAACATGCGCAGCCACACCCGGGACACGGTGAGCGGAGTACAGGATTTTGACGGGGTCAAGTTGGCCGGTGACACCCTGGCGATGCTGGCCCATCAAGCCCGCAATGCGAAGATCGCCCTGTTCCTGGAGCAACCCAAAATTCCCGTGACCCTGCGCGGCGAGGCGGGCCGGTTCCGTCAGGTCGTGACCAATCTGGTGGTCAATGCCCTGCATGCCTGTGAGGAGCGCGGACGTCCGGGGAGCAGCGTGACCGTGTCGTTTGAAGCTGAGGACGGTCTGGTGTTGATGCGGGTCGCGGACACGGGCACAGGCATTCCAGCGGACGTGTTGCCCAAAATTTTTGATCCGATGTTCACGACCAAGGCGGTGGGCAAGGGCACCGGGTTGGGGCTGAGCATTATTTACGACATCGTCCAGGGCCACTTCAAAGGCCACATCGACGTGGAGACTGAGCAGGGGGTCGGCACGACGTTCGTGGTTCACTTCCCTGTCCCGGCTTTGACCTGA
- a CDS encoding GGDEF domain-containing protein, which produces MAAIPLLAAFLQLVLGDTHNFVYDLIFLAIVLIAHSVNQRPWPLGSLLFLLVLPPFLVWFEPPSGVDSLFISGFTAYSVLLVLPTVLAAVSLGIQGVLLFTLYGLMVGGLSFEVMPREGITIALSTVTGLVAGTMLAWLLTFTEEALKQTEEALKQAKHSALADALTNLGNRRAFEAALLQAWQAGPEHVGLAFLDLDGLKGVNDQHGHEMGDALLQALAQAVQAQLQVGQAVFRLAGDEFVVLCTHCELSQVWHQIREAVVQVRQQGFPEMDVSVGLASGTTAGSIPSLMQQADSRMYAEKRRKADRRVQVDPRGTVLSWNGAERRKIR; this is translated from the coding sequence ATGGCCGCCATTCCTCTGTTGGCTGCTTTCCTGCAACTGGTCCTCGGAGACACCCACAACTTCGTTTACGACCTGATCTTCCTGGCAATCGTCCTGATCGCACATTCCGTGAACCAGAGGCCCTGGCCCCTGGGGAGCCTGCTGTTTCTACTGGTCCTGCCCCCCTTCCTGGTGTGGTTTGAGCCTCCCTCTGGTGTGGACTCCCTGTTTATCTCTGGCTTCACGGCCTACAGCGTCCTGCTGGTCTTGCCCACTGTACTGGCAGCGGTTTCTCTGGGTATTCAGGGCGTCTTGCTGTTCACGTTGTATGGCCTGATGGTCGGCGGACTCTCTTTCGAAGTGATGCCCCGGGAAGGGATCACCATTGCCCTGAGTACCGTTACGGGTCTGGTGGCTGGGACCATGCTGGCATGGCTCCTGACCTTTACGGAAGAGGCGTTGAAGCAGACGGAAGAGGCTCTGAAGCAGGCGAAACACTCCGCGCTGGCGGACGCGCTGACGAACCTGGGAAACCGGCGTGCCTTTGAGGCCGCCTTGCTGCAGGCGTGGCAGGCAGGCCCTGAGCACGTTGGTCTGGCTTTCCTCGATCTGGATGGTCTGAAAGGAGTGAACGATCAGCACGGCCATGAAATGGGTGATGCGTTATTACAGGCGCTGGCTCAGGCGGTGCAGGCGCAACTTCAGGTGGGTCAGGCGGTGTTCCGTCTGGCTGGAGACGAATTCGTGGTGCTGTGCACGCACTGTGAGCTCTCACAGGTCTGGCATCAGATCCGGGAAGCCGTGGTGCAGGTTCGCCAGCAAGGTTTCCCGGAAATGGACGTCAGTGTGGGCCTGGCCAGCGGAACCACGGCTGGAAGTATCCCTTCACTGATGCAGCAAGCGGATTCAAGGATGTACGCGGAGAAGCGCCGCAAAGCTGATCGCCGTGTGCAGGTGGACCCTAGGGGAACAGTACTTTCCTGGAATGGCGCCGAGCGACGAAAGATCAGGTAA